tgttgtggtttaaccccagccagcaactgagcaccatacagctgcttgctcactcctcccccctcccagtgggatggggaggagaatcggaaaaaaagtaaaacttgtgggttgagacaaGAACGGTTTAATAAGTAAcctaaactaaaatataataatagtaatgaaaaggaatataataaaaaagagaaagagaaataaaacccaagaaaagacaatgcagttgctcaccgcccgctgaccgatgcctgagcagcgatcagcccctcccggccaactccccccagcTCATATACTGAGCAggatgttctatggtatggaatatccctttggctagttcaggtcagttgtcctggccatgctccctcccagcttcttgtgcacctgctctctggcagagcatgggaaactgaaaaatccttaacttaggataagctctacttagcaacaactaaaacgtCAGTGTGCTAGtgacattattctcacactgaatccgaaacacagcactgtactcTTCTACTAGGAAGaatattaactctatcccagccaaaaccaggacagagacTAATCCTCATCTAAAAATGGCACAGCAGTTTGCTGTGGGGTTTTCTGTTAGCTTGCCTGGGGCTGAGCCTGAttctcttccagcttcccatgGTGCAAACCACAATCAAATCAGTTAGCCCAGCTGCAGTAGGCTAGCATAAGAGCAGGGTGAATCAACTTACAGGTCACCTatatttttccatgtaattcCTGCTAAACATGCTAGGACTTGGCGAGCAGAGGATCTTCTTTCTTTACTATGTCTCATGGCACAGCATCTATctattttgatttggtttttttttttttccttatttttgtagGCTGGTGAAAGAACTAAGAAACCAAGATATTGTTCAAATAGCATGTGGGGACCAGCACGCCATGGCACTGTCCAGAGGTAGCCTCTTTCAAAGCACACTTCTCCAAATGGGAATCACATTATGGCAGGCTTGTGCTTGGAAGGGAGTGTTTGAACTACTCCCAGTAGTTGGTGACACCTAGTTGGCGAAGGGTGGGGGACACAAAGTGCGCTGGCTACCAGCGCTGCCCtttcctcccagcacccagggacaTGCAGCTCTGTCACTCTCCAGCTCCTGACCACTACCCCTCTGCAAAGGTGTGTTGTGGAGAGCAGATGTGGCCACTCCACTCCGTTGTCACCAGACCTGCTCAGTCTTAAGTTGGAGCACCTCTCTGGTTGGGAACTTCTTGCAAGTATGGCTTTAGAGGTGGAAACATCCTGTCTTTATTCCTGCTGTGCAGCGTCACACGGGCAGCATGGGCTGCCCCAGAGGGGTCAGAAGCAAACAGGGAGATTTGGCTACAGATGGTGGTCTCACCTTGCAGCTAGATCCCTCAAAACAACACAATTTTCACTCCTACTACCAAAGACTCAAGGGAGGCAGTGAGGCTgagctgtttctttttgttctgtgtgtgAAGGAGGTGAGCTCTTCACCTGGGGCCAGAACACCCACGGACAGCTTGGAGTGGGGAGCCAAACCACGCTCATCCCCCAACCACAGTTGGTGGAAAGACTGAAGGGCATCCCACTAGCTCAAattgctgctggaggagctcACAGTGTGGCCGTGTCACTCTCTGGAGCTGTGTACTCCTGGGGAAAGAACGATTTTGGACAGCTGGGACTCGGAGACACAGAAGGTAAGGAAGGACAGCAGTTTGGGAGCAGAGCAGTAGGAAGGTGTTTTCCTGGCCAATGCAGACACAGGAGTGGCTCTGGACTGTCAAGCCCCTTTGGAGCAGCAGTGGACAATAAAGTCTTTTGAAGAAAGTATACCTGGATAAGTTATTTGTTTCCAAGCTATTGTATCCTGACCAGGAAGGGCATGCAGGGACAAGGGATTTAGGGGTTGTGTTTTTACAGAGAACTTCCAATCATTTTATGGAGCCAACTGGATAGCATGGGCTCTTAAAACTGTGTGTCTCGGAGGTCTCTTTCCTGTCCCATTCTCTCTCCAGGCAGTCttgcatgaaataattttataccTCTTTGCCTTCTTTAATTCTCTGTAAACACAAGGTGAGAGAAGAATTAAAATCACCCATTGTCTTCAAACTTAGAAGACCGGAGCAGAGTTGCCCTATCCAGACAGAACCTGAAGTCAGCAGGGTCTGAATGAGTCCACACCCTTGAGAGCTATTTTGAAGCCAAATACCTTTTGGCAAGCAGATGTCgaagtgctgtgttttgtttcagatcaaatgtaaaggaaaagaaaatactatgAAAAAGAACATTATGAGAAAAAGTATGTTTATGGTGGAGGGTAggaaacaacccaaaaccaagtTGTAAATACATGAATTGCTGTAAGAGGGGACTGAAAGGTGCTAAAAACCCCGTATTTTAGAAATCTTTCTTTGTGTGAGACCCCCCCCTACTCTTTCACTTTAGCAGTACCATCTCCTttccaggcaggagctgcccatCATACGTTAGAGCATTAGAGCACTGGAAGACTGTGTTTATCTCATGCGGGACAGATCACACTGCAGTTCTCTCCAAGGTGAGTTTGATGTGGAAAGTCAGCATCTGAGACCTCACCCTGTGAGAAAAGATACGCCGCTAAAAGTCAGCACAGAGAAATTGGGATGGCAATGCCTGCTTCCATCTGAGTCTAAAGACAATCCCCAAGGGGTGCTAACTAAGCTATTGGGGAAACCAGCCTTTTCTCAGATTCCCATCACCTGCATGCAGACTTTTGCAGGGAGATGGTGAATGGGAATCCTGGGGCAAAGAGGTACAGTTCAACTCtcagtatttttgaaaatttttttttttttttgtagcatatTGGGGACttcagaaaatgtgaagaatAGCTAATTCAGCAGGCTTCACTCATACAAGTAAAATTCTTAAGCAACAGGGAGTTATTCTCAGGAGTTAAATTGCTTTTTTCAGGAGTTAATTGATTTGGACATTACAGTGTAAGATTATGTTTGATGAGAAGTGAACTCTACCTGTGTTTGAATCAGGGAACTCTTTTAAGTAGAGTCCCATATAACATATTGTGTCTTGCTTGCTCACTCTTGGTGGTGACCATTTGAATGCCATTAATAATGCAGTGATcctgttgtttgtttcttcatCTTCCAGGAGGGGTTGGTGTGCACCTTTGGAGCAGGAGGGGCTGGCCAGCTCGGTCACAACTCCACCCGCAATGAACTCACACCTCGTGTGGTGGCCGAGCTGTGGGGAGCAAGAGTTTCTCAGGTTGCCTGTGGCAGGTGGGAAAGTACAAATAAAGTGCCTTCTAAGGTCAAGGTCTTAGGGGAATCACTGAAGAGCAGTAGGGAGGGGAGTCACCAAGATGTTCAAATCCCTGTATCCCAGTAGGTCAGCACTGTCAGAATATTGTCCATTCCTCATGTGTAAGGCACCCTCCTGCCACAGCCCCTGTGAAAGCAGAACCCTCAGCCCATGCCAAGCAGAGGGCTGCAAAAGATACCAGAAACCCTTGGTTTTTGCTCTTTTAAGAAATGCGGGATGTACTGGGTTCCAAAGGGCAAAAGACTGTTAAAAGCCTGCGTTGGGAGAGTCACAGAGTTCACGTCCACTTTGACAAACTTGTGGGTCCTTGGAAAGAACTGAAGAGTGGTGATAATTATCCAGTTTCTGGAACTGAGCCAGAAAAAGTCTCCTGTCAACTCTCCTGGGCTTTGTATCAGGCTCAGCAGCATAGAAATTGTGCTTGAAAAAATGGAAGGGCGTGAAGCTAGCAAGGCataacactttatttttgtatgtggAACCAGGATAAATCACAAACATCAGAGGATAATATAGGAAATTTGAGTCCATATGTTTCTTTATTGCTGAATGTTTATGCAAGGAAGAGTCCTAAGACTTTGGTTAAAGGGATTCTATAGCTGAACTGTCAGGACTTTTAAAGACAAGCCTCAGCTATTCACTCTGAAAACATATCTGTAGATTTTATTCTGACTAGCTCAGTGGTATTAGCTTGTTATGAccattcttctttttctgaacagACAGCACACACTGGTCTATGTTCCCTCCTTGGACAAAGTCTATTCATTTGGTTCTGATGAAGAAGGACCGCTGGGAGATGAGAGAAAGCCTAATCAGTTGATACCAATTCCCATCAATTCACCAGTGAATACTGGAAGATCCTGTCAGGGTAATTAGTCATTGCAGATGTGTACAATCTGTATTCTTTTCTTCTAGGGAGATTCTTGCTTTCTTGATTTCATGTTTACACTGAGAGGCTAACATTATGTCTCATGCTTGCTTGATCATCCCAACAGATTCTAGCAATGGATAATTCCTTTTCTGCTTGATTTATCATCATGGGTAATGGCCACATAGAAACAACTTTTAGACAGACAGCTACTATCTTGAGGGATTTTTTTACTGTTCCGTATCTGTGCACTGAACTCTCTGAAGATAATGACTGTCTCTTCAAAtgttcctttgaaaatattttgattctttcACAGAAAACGACGTGCCACAAGAGGTGATTGAAATTATTGCAGGAGGAAACCGAAGTATTGTCCTTTGCAAGAACAACAAGGTATGTGCATATTTGATCATGGCTTCTAATTTTACCATTGTTCACATTACTACTGGAAACATACAGATTTTCCATCCTGCTCTTACTGCACCAAGTTCATATATGTCTCTTGAGGTTCTTTCCATGCTTACACAGAAACTAACTTGTAGTGCAATTATATATCTGTTTTGTGGTTAATGCATCTGGATCGTGCTGGATGACCATTGATTTGTTCACACTTAGGCTGAAATCTTTTTTTGTAATGATTGGCTTGAAAAAAAGAATCCCATCTGCTAGACCTGTAGCCTCatcaatattttaatgatttcACACAGAATTCCTGTTTGAATGGAATTGCCACTCTGAAGGATAAAGATGTGGACACATGGATTTCTAATTGCAGTTCGCAACACTGGGAGAGTATGAAAAAGTAAGTCAGAaacctgctgggttttttttacccctgATACATGATTTTCTCTAAAAACTATTCTTTGGAGACTATTGTAGGGACTGATGTTCAAGAATCTAGCCGAGACAGAATCTTGTACCAGCACTTCTTACTTAGGTTTTGCACAGGAAAAAGAGGTGTTGATAAGCAACAGCCCTTTGATAACCCTTTTGCAGGAACAGAGCAGATGTACTGGCTGGCTTTGGAggtctgtcctcctcctcttgcaCAGAATGATTGTTAAGTTGATGAAGAGCCAACAAGTTAAATCAGTGAAAGATTTGGTCTGCAGGCTGAGGCCTTGTGCAAAAATCATAATCCAGAGTACCCAAACTAGAATGCTTTGTGTGtgtcagcatttaaaaattagcGATCCCTTCTTTAGTTGcccattttcaaaagcactaaGTAACTACTGCGGGAAGCCTTACACTTACAGCTGAAAATTATGAGTATGTAGTCTTTTTTCAGATCTTACGTGGGAGGTTATTTTCTTTGGCCAGCTGCTGATTTTGAGCATTTAAAAATCTTGGCTAATTTAGATCTAAATGTTTCCCTGACCACTTTTAGTATGGTTTGGATCATATGGAAAGTGGTTGTTGAAAGGGTGAGAGAGAGAGGGTTCTTTCCAGATCTCAACAGGAAGATCCTGACAGCAAATCGCTTGATAAAATAGCTGCTTTAATAAGAATAGAACCAGGAATACAGGTAGTGAGTAAGTCTAACATCCCTTCAGACACTGGGAACCTAGCTTTCGTGCAGCAGCAAATGGATACCCTGATGGATTTTCCCTCAGCATGCTACAAAGATCCTCCATCTGTGGAGGagttcctcctccctcccatgcGTCAGTGCCTTTTATTTTGCATAACAAGCAAAATCAGGTAATGTCCCAACCTGTCTGGAGAAGTTATCTCCATCATAACACCCACCAGCATGCAGCCCATGCTGGCATGGGGTGCTTGAGCAGGTTCCCTCACACAAGCAGAGGTGGCTTGCCAAAGATCACTAACTCCTCGAATGCCATGTCTTCTGCAACGCTCTCGATAAAGTAGTGCTAAGAAAAGTTTTATGTGGTCAGGTGCAGACACACTTGTACACACGGtttttgttctttcagaattaaaagccTGAAGTTGCTACTCATGCTGAAAGGAttgactttgctttgttttttactaTCAGGAATATCAGGCGGATCTTTTCATCTGAGGCTTGCATCAATGGAAGCTTCCTAGAGAAAAGGTAGTGTACGCTGACTCAGACAATAACAGAATATATTGGCTGCAAGTAAACTGACCAGAAAGTGTTATTTTAGGCCACATATGTAGAGATTAGTCGTATCTGAATTTGCAAGAAGCCAGTCTGTATTTTTCAAAGCCCAagctaaaattaaattttttatcCCCCCAGTCCCATTGAAATTTGCTATAGAAGCTCACATTCTAGCAGATTATCCTATAGTGACATTTGACAGATGATGATAATCCCTTTATGCACTACTACAGCTCCCAAAGGATCCATAATAGCTCCTCCCGGCACTGTGCAAGTTGTTTTAGGGTGAAATACAGGAAGCCTACCATTAACAGTGCACAGCCACACAAAACAGAAAGGATCAGGTCACACCACAGTGAGAGTATCTTCTTAGAACAGATGAAATTATACCAACTGGAGCTGGGGCTGAACTTTCCAAGTATTTTCTGATGTTAAGATGCTTCACTATTCTTCAGTCAGTAACAAAACCCAGCTTCTCACATCATTTGgtgctcttctttttcctttgtgataGAGACAAACATTTCAAAACTTCCAAAGAAGTCTCGGGTGTAGACATAGCCAAAGTGCAACATTTTTATGAGAAGATCAGCAAGAAGCCAGAAGTCTTCCAAGAGGTAAGGATTCGATATAAGGATTCCCACTACACAGATACTGAGGAGGTCTGGATTTGTGCGTGAAACTTGGGAATTTCATGCCAACCTAATTCATAGATTATTTTGGCAAAACATAATTGCATTTTTTAcccttgcctctttttttttttttttttcctctgaaggtGCAAAAGGAGATTGAGAAGTTACTGCCATCATTGTCTTCCTCTCCCATCTCACCTGAAAATTTCAGAGTCTACTTGATCTTGCCTTTCCTTCTGCAGGGACAGGATGAGAGCTCTTACCATGCTCTCAGGCTTCTAGCACAAGCCATCACGAAGCTCCAGCCAAAGGACCTGCAAACTCTTGGTAGTGTTTTATGATGATAGAACTGAATGATTTAAATGCTTGGTCATTTTCAGCTGCGGAGCAAGAGTTAGTATCACTGATGTAATTTGTTCTAGAATTCAGTGtgaaagaaatgctttcagtAGAAGTAGAAACATGGGGACTATGCAGCAagacacaagaaaaacagaattctTAGTTTGAGGTTTcctattttgtgtactgcaaaattaagcattttttggGTTTAATTCATTTggtaaaaagagaaaatgcagcttCATCCAGGAATGGCAGTTATTTGCATGTTACCTGTGATGGATACTTCACTAGCTGCTTTCTTTACAGAATGCCTGTGGTCAAATCTAGAAACATCCTTTTTCGAGAAGCTGATCATTCTATATCAGAGGGTTTCCCAGAAAAGCCTTTTTCAATATCACACAGAAGTCATAAGGAGCCAAAGAAACCTCTCCAACCTGCACCCACATGAAACAGTGACCCTGCAAATACTGCAGATTCTTTACCAGGTGAGAAAGTGTTTGGATCCTGATTAGATAGGATGTATCAGTATGAGTATTTTAATCCTTTTTACTTGTTGAATTATCTCTTTGGGTTTCCCTCTTACAAGGAAACACGGGACCTTGTCATTTGACATTGCTTCAGGAATCTCATTGGCTCTACACCAGCATAGCTTTGAAGGAATCCTGCTCTTGACTTGTGCCTGGCTGATCCTCTAGAGAAGTGCGAAGCTGAAGCATGTCACCACTCCTGGCAGGGGGAGGGATGCTTTCAATGGTGTGAGGAGTGCATGCACTGATGCATACAGAGCTACTGATGTGGTATCCATTGTGTAGCATGCTCATTCCCCTTTCTGCTGGTGAGATCCCTCACCCCAGCAACTGCTCAcagcatttaaaagacaaaacccaCCTGCCTGGCATGTTGTGGCTGCCACAGTAACACTGCGTGATGCTTTAAGAGCCCGTTACCTGAGAAATTTTCTGGGACAATAGATTTAGAGCATCTTTAGCTGCATACAAACGAGAGGAAGAAAGGGGGCAATAACTGTATTCTTCTTGACAACCATCCTTTCTCATGCTGAGATGTTCAAGTTTCAGGAAAGTCAAGAGCTCAAGCATGCACTTCATATGAATCAGAGTGAGCCATTAAATTTTGTTCAGAATTGAATATCCTTTTGGCTGAGAATGCAGATTTGGGCCTCGAAGTTTAGACTCTTGAATCTgtattcattcagaaaaaaaacctgaaaagtgCAGCAGGCCTACTCCTCCATAAGTGGTTACATCATTTGGAGCTTTACATGTTCACTGTGTCCCCAGAAATCATATCTTTGCCAGACAACAATTGTGAATGTGAATAGGGAATATCAGATTGTCCT
The sequence above is drawn from the Strix aluco isolate bStrAlu1 chromosome 4, bStrAlu1.hap1, whole genome shotgun sequence genome and encodes:
- the LOC141922928 gene encoding putative E3 ubiquitin-protein ligase HERC4 isoform X3 — protein: MALSRGGELFTWGQNTHGQLGVGSQTTLIPQPQLVERLKGIPLAQIAAGGAHSVAVSLSGAVYSWGKNDFGQLGLGDTEGRSCPSYVRALEHWKTVFISCGTDHTAVLSKEGLVCTFGAGGAGQLGHNSTRNELTPRVVAELWGARVSQVACGRQHTLVYVPSLDKVYSFGSDEEGPLGDERKPNQLIPIPINSPVNTGRSCQENDVPQEVIEIIAGGNRSIVLCKNNKNSCLNGIATLKDKDVDTWISNCSSQHWESMKKNIRRIFSSEACINGSFLEKRDKHFKTSKEVSGVDIAKVQHFYEKISKKPEVFQEVQKEIEKLLPSLSSSPISPENFRVYLILPFLLQGQDESSYHALRLLAQAITKLQPKDLQTLECLWSNLETSFFEKLIILYQRVSQKSLFQYHTEVIRSQRNLSNLHPHETVTLQILQILYQVNSRTGFRVQENNFYVPQVKAIMELFFIFNVKEMALWKLTKYPCIFDMHDKIAIHNIERKALSSPCSEIALIVMEPDHWIFPVRRQYLLQDIWTHLNNASTEQFKKILKVSFEGEAGVDQGGMSQELFSVAVRTLCQPSTGVFRRVASGLAWFPSQAPSGEHTFSRIGTLLGMALYNGRMAPFPFPRALYKKLLGLPPALEDLEELLPATGRNLQGILDEECDRTLESLDMDFTIMEEGESMVTVELKKNGANIPVTKDNRKEFVDLYVNYVFNESIRKPFEDFMQGFSRGCPARKWKMFHPTELQIVLQGHAEFDWHLLEKNVTYSQYKKLDRTIRNFWTVFYRLPEEKKKMFLAFLSGSDRIPGYGLEYFTFCIADPQAEKPDEVYPFANTCSRILFLPRYSSKRILKKKLLCATEHNESFGLC